A genomic region of Ewingella sp. CoE-038-23 contains the following coding sequences:
- the recG gene encoding ATP-dependent DNA helicase RecG — protein sequence MKGRLLDAIPLTSLSGVGASQADKLAKLGLETIQDLLLHLPLRYEDRTRLYAINDLLPGIFATIEGEVLRSDISFGRRRMLTCQISDGTGMVTLRFFNFNAAMKNSLAPGRRVTAYGEIKRGTIGAEIIHPEYRIQGENSEVVLQESLTPVYPTTEGIRQATLRKLTDQALELLDTVPIAELLPDELSGTLISLPKALHLLHRPPPDIQLADLEKGQHPAQRRLIMEELLAHNLSMLAVRAGTQSYKALPLKHDDRLKDKFLASLPFSPTGAQQRVVAEIEQDLAKNYPMMRLVQGDVGSGKTLVAALAALCAIAQGKQVGLMAPTELLAEQHANNFRQWFEPLGIKVGWLAGKQKGKARQAQQEAIASGEVSMVVGTHAIFQEQVLFSSLALVIIDEQHRFGVHQRLALWEKGKQQGFHPHQLIMTATPIPRTLAMTAYADLDTSVIDELPPGRTPVTTVAIPDTRRSDIIARVKSACEQENRQAYWVCTLIEESEMLEAQAAEATWEGLKEALPELKIGLVHGRMKAQEKQAVMLAFKQGEVQLLVATTVIEVGVDVPNASLMIIENPERLGLAQLHQLRGRVGRGAVASHCVLLYKTPLSKTAQIRLQVLRDSNDGFVIAQQDLEIRGPGELLGTRQTGSAEFKVADLLRDQAMIPEVQRIARYLQQQFPQHAHALIERWLPERVRYTNA from the coding sequence ATGAAGGGCCGCCTGCTCGATGCCATCCCTCTGACGTCGCTTTCCGGCGTTGGGGCTAGTCAGGCTGATAAGCTGGCTAAACTCGGCCTCGAAACCATTCAGGACTTACTGCTCCACCTTCCCCTACGCTATGAAGATCGCACCCGCCTCTATGCCATCAATGACCTGCTTCCGGGCATTTTTGCGACCATAGAAGGGGAAGTATTGCGCAGCGACATCAGCTTTGGCCGACGCCGAATGCTGACCTGCCAGATTAGTGACGGCACGGGCATGGTCACTTTGCGTTTCTTCAATTTCAATGCGGCAATGAAAAACAGCCTCGCTCCCGGAAGGCGCGTTACCGCCTATGGCGAGATTAAGCGTGGCACCATCGGCGCAGAAATCATTCACCCTGAATATCGCATTCAGGGCGAAAATAGCGAAGTCGTGCTGCAAGAGTCTCTGACTCCGGTCTATCCGACGACGGAAGGTATCCGCCAGGCAACCCTGCGTAAGCTCACCGATCAAGCCCTTGAGCTACTCGACACCGTGCCGATTGCCGAACTGCTGCCCGATGAACTCAGCGGGACGCTGATTTCACTGCCGAAAGCCCTGCATCTTCTGCACCGGCCGCCCCCAGATATTCAGTTAGCCGATTTGGAAAAAGGCCAGCACCCCGCGCAGCGCAGGCTGATTATGGAGGAGTTACTCGCTCATAACCTCAGCATGCTCGCCGTCCGGGCCGGCACTCAAAGCTATAAAGCCTTGCCGCTTAAGCACGATGACCGCCTGAAAGATAAGTTTTTAGCTTCGCTGCCTTTCAGCCCTACCGGCGCGCAGCAGCGCGTGGTGGCCGAAATCGAACAGGACTTAGCCAAAAACTACCCGATGATGCGATTAGTTCAGGGCGACGTTGGCTCGGGTAAAACACTGGTTGCCGCACTGGCCGCGCTCTGCGCCATTGCGCAAGGTAAACAGGTTGGGCTGATGGCGCCGACGGAGCTGCTGGCCGAACAGCATGCCAATAACTTCCGCCAGTGGTTCGAACCGCTGGGTATTAAGGTGGGCTGGCTCGCTGGAAAGCAGAAAGGCAAAGCCCGCCAGGCTCAGCAAGAGGCTATCGCCAGCGGCGAAGTTTCCATGGTCGTCGGCACGCACGCCATATTTCAAGAGCAGGTCCTCTTCTCCTCTCTCGCCTTAGTGATTATCGATGAGCAGCACCGTTTCGGGGTTCATCAACGTCTGGCGCTGTGGGAAAAAGGCAAACAGCAGGGATTCCACCCGCACCAGCTGATCATGACCGCCACGCCCATCCCGCGAACGCTGGCGATGACTGCCTATGCCGACCTTGATACCTCCGTCATCGACGAACTGCCGCCGGGCCGAACGCCGGTGACCACGGTCGCCATTCCAGACACTCGCCGCAGCGATATCATTGCGCGGGTGAAAAGCGCCTGTGAGCAGGAAAATCGTCAGGCTTACTGGGTGTGTACGCTGATTGAAGAGTCGGAAATGCTGGAAGCCCAGGCTGCCGAAGCGACGTGGGAAGGCTTAAAAGAAGCCCTGCCCGAACTAAAAATTGGGCTGGTTCATGGGCGAATGAAAGCTCAAGAAAAACAGGCGGTAATGCTGGCTTTCAAGCAGGGCGAAGTGCAATTACTGGTCGCCACCACGGTGATTGAAGTAGGGGTTGATGTACCAAATGCCAGCCTGATGATTATTGAGAACCCTGAGCGACTAGGTCTGGCGCAGCTTCACCAGTTGCGCGGGCGCGTCGGCCGTGGCGCTGTCGCCTCGCACTGTGTGCTGCTGTATAAAACGCCGCTGAGCAAAACGGCGCAGATTCGCCTGCAAGTGCTGCGCGATAGCAACGACGGCTTTGTGATTGCTCAACAAGATTTAGAAATTCGTGGGCCGGGCGAGTTACTGGGCACCCGACAAACCGGCAGTGCAGAGTTTAAAGTGGCAGACTTACTGCGCGATCAAGCGATGATCCCCGAAGTGCAGCGCATTGCGCGTTACCTGCAACAGCAGTTCCCGCAACATGCACACGCGCTGATTGAGCGCTGGCTGCCTGAAAGAGTGCGCTACACCAACGCCTAG
- a CDS encoding AsmA family protein — MKFIGKVLLTLVLLLVLAVVLLYVLLQTRWAATQVSQWITGNSNYHLSVGKIDHGWSEPGRIVLNDVTLGAKNQPDALNAAQVNLDLSWRQITDPKFFDRITLINGRLNLNPSALNLPIQANTLQLSKMALVGDVNDWEIDGQKVNAGIYPWQPKAGRVLGENAEFQLSASALTLNGIPAENILVQGQINNNQLTLNNFGGDLARGQLTGKASRAADGSWTIDNVRLSNVRLQTAEPLSVFLQDAHKLPKVSIKRFDLIDARLQGQDWAFSDVDLSVKDVNLQDGDWQSEDGEISLNATEMINGSLHVIDPLVNLDLSPQGIAIRQVSGRWEGGLLRTTGSWTRANKRLQLDELTVAALEYTLPQNWRQLWLQTLPSWLSEVYVGKLMTNRNLIIDISPQFPFQLTALDGYGSDLLLARNHEWGIWSGKLNLNASDATFNKVDVRRPSLALEAADNQVKITEMSAFTKEGLLEATGNVDQQPQRNFSLNLTGRAVPSNVLENWGWPHLPLEGNANLQLNLQGQLPANVDFKPTLNGKLHALSADGKQIDQQMSQGIVAGSN; from the coding sequence ATGAAATTTATCGGTAAAGTTTTGCTGACATTAGTCCTGCTGTTGGTGCTGGCGGTTGTGCTGCTCTATGTGCTGTTGCAAACGCGCTGGGCGGCGACGCAAGTCAGCCAATGGATCACTGGCAACAGTAACTACCACCTATCAGTCGGAAAAATAGATCACGGCTGGTCAGAACCAGGCCGCATTGTGCTCAATGATGTGACATTGGGGGCCAAAAACCAGCCGGACGCGCTGAATGCGGCACAGGTAAATCTCGACCTGAGCTGGCGCCAAATCACCGATCCCAAATTCTTCGATCGCATCACGCTCATCAACGGGCGTCTCAATCTCAACCCTTCCGCGTTGAATTTGCCGATTCAGGCCAACACGCTTCAGTTGAGCAAAATGGCGCTGGTCGGTGATGTGAACGACTGGGAAATTGATGGCCAAAAAGTGAATGCTGGCATCTATCCTTGGCAGCCCAAGGCCGGGCGCGTGCTTGGCGAAAATGCCGAGTTCCAGCTTAGTGCCTCTGCGCTGACCCTCAACGGCATTCCTGCTGAAAACATTCTGGTTCAAGGTCAGATTAACAATAATCAACTCACGCTGAACAACTTCGGCGGCGACTTGGCTCGCGGCCAGTTAACCGGCAAGGCAAGCCGAGCGGCAGATGGCAGTTGGACTATCGACAACGTGCGTTTGAGCAATGTCCGCCTGCAAACCGCCGAGCCGCTGTCGGTGTTCTTACAAGACGCCCACAAGTTACCAAAAGTCAGTATTAAGCGTTTTGACCTGATTGATGCTCGCCTGCAAGGGCAAGACTGGGCGTTCAGCGATGTCGACCTGTCAGTGAAAGATGTCAATCTGCAAGACGGTGACTGGCAGAGCGAAGATGGTGAAATCTCACTCAACGCCACCGAGATGATCAATGGCAGTCTGCATGTCATCGACCCGTTAGTGAATTTGGACCTTTCGCCGCAGGGCATCGCCATTCGCCAAGTGAGCGGGCGCTGGGAAGGCGGCCTGCTGCGCACCACCGGCAGCTGGACTCGCGCCAACAAGCGCTTACAGTTAGATGAACTGACGGTTGCCGCGCTGGAATACACTTTGCCGCAAAACTGGCGCCAGCTTTGGCTGCAAACCCTGCCGTCTTGGCTGTCCGAGGTGTATGTCGGCAAGTTGATGACCAACCGCAATCTGATCATCGATATTTCGCCGCAGTTCCCCTTCCAGCTCACCGCGCTCGACGGCTACGGCAGCGATTTACTTCTGGCCCGTAACCACGAGTGGGGCATCTGGTCCGGCAAACTCAACCTTAATGCCAGCGACGCAACCTTCAATAAAGTCGACGTTCGTCGGCCCTCTCTGGCACTGGAAGCCGCAGACAATCAGGTCAAAATCACCGAAATGAGCGCCTTCACTAAAGAAGGTCTGCTGGAAGCCACGGGCAACGTTGACCAACAGCCGCAGCGCAATTTCTCCCTCAATCTGACAGGGCGCGCCGTGCCGTCGAACGTGTTAGAAAACTGGGGATGGCCTCACCTGCCGCTAGAGGGCAATGCTAACTTGCAGCTCAATCTGCAAGGGCAGCTTCCGGCGAATGTCGATTTCAAACCGACGCTCAACGGCAAGCTTCACGCCCTCAGCGCCGATGGCAAGCAAATCGACCAGCAAATGAGTCAGGGAATAGTAGCAGGCAGTAACTGA
- the spoT gene encoding bifunctional GTP diphosphokinase/guanosine-3',5'-bis pyrophosphate 3'-pyrophosphohydrolase has protein sequence MYIFESLNQLIQKYLPEEQIKRLVQAYLVARDAHEGQTRSSGEPYITHPVAVACILAEMRLDHETLMAALLHDVIEDTPATYQDMEQLFGKSVAELVEGVSKLDKLKFQDKKEAQAENFRKMIMAMVQDIRVILIKLADRTHNMRTLGSLRPDKRRRIARETLEIYSPLAHRLGIHHLKTELEELGFEALYPNRYRVIKEVVKAARGNRKEMIQKILSEIEGRLTEAGIQCRVSGREKHLYSIYCKMHLKEQRFHSIMDIYAFRVIVKELDTCYRVLGQAHSLYKPRPGRVKDYIAIPKANGYQSLHTSLIGPHGVPVEVQIRTEDMDQMAEMGVAAHWAYKENGENSTTAQIRAQRWLQSLLELQQSAGNSFEFIESVKSDLFPDEIYVFTPEGRIVELPAGATPVDFAYAVHTDIGHACVGARVDRQPYPLSQPLTSGQTIEIITAPGARPNAAWLNFVVSSRARAKIRQMLKNLKRDDSVSLGRRLLNHALGSGKKISDLPPENIKNELDRMKLTAMDDLLAEIGLGNAMSVVVAKNLMGDQSSMASSGTRNLPIKGADGVLITFAKCCRPIPGDPIIAHVSPGKGLVIHHESCRNIRGYQKEPEKFMAVDWDDQETDQEFIAEIKVDMFNHQGALANLTAAINAAQSNIQSLSTEEKDGRVYSAFIRLTTRDRVHLANIMRKIRIMPDVIKVSRNRN, from the coding sequence TTGTACATCTTTGAAAGCCTGAATCAACTGATTCAAAAATACCTGCCAGAGGAGCAAATCAAGCGCCTCGTGCAGGCTTACCTCGTCGCGCGGGACGCGCACGAGGGGCAGACTCGCTCGAGCGGTGAACCTTACATTACTCACCCGGTAGCGGTAGCCTGTATTTTGGCTGAAATGAGGCTCGACCACGAGACTCTGATGGCGGCGTTATTACATGACGTCATCGAAGACACGCCTGCGACATACCAGGATATGGAGCAACTGTTCGGCAAAAGCGTTGCCGAACTGGTCGAAGGCGTTTCAAAACTGGACAAGCTGAAGTTCCAAGATAAGAAAGAAGCGCAGGCGGAAAACTTCCGCAAAATGATCATGGCGATGGTGCAAGACATCCGCGTCATTCTGATCAAACTCGCTGACCGTACCCATAACATGCGCACACTGGGCTCTTTGCGCCCGGATAAACGTCGCCGTATTGCCCGCGAAACGCTGGAAATTTACAGCCCGCTGGCACACCGTTTGGGTATTCACCATCTGAAAACTGAGCTCGAAGAGCTAGGTTTTGAAGCCCTGTATCCAAACCGTTATCGCGTCATTAAAGAAGTGGTGAAAGCCGCTCGCGGTAATCGTAAAGAGATGATTCAGAAGATACTTTCTGAAATTGAAGGGCGTCTGACCGAAGCCGGAATTCAGTGTCGGGTGAGTGGTCGCGAAAAGCACCTCTATTCTATCTACTGCAAGATGCACCTGAAAGAGCAGCGTTTCCATTCCATCATGGATATCTATGCATTCCGGGTCATCGTCAAAGAACTCGACACCTGCTACCGCGTGTTAGGCCAGGCTCATAGCCTGTACAAACCGCGCCCGGGCCGAGTCAAAGATTACATCGCCATTCCAAAAGCCAACGGCTATCAATCTCTGCATACTTCACTCATTGGCCCCCACGGCGTGCCGGTTGAAGTGCAAATCCGTACCGAAGATATGGACCAGATGGCCGAAATGGGTGTTGCCGCTCACTGGGCCTACAAAGAGAATGGTGAAAATAGCACGACGGCGCAGATCCGCGCCCAGCGCTGGCTGCAAAGCCTGCTTGAGCTCCAGCAAAGTGCCGGTAACTCATTCGAATTCATTGAAAGCGTAAAATCAGACCTCTTCCCTGATGAAATTTACGTCTTCACCCCAGAAGGCCGCATTGTTGAACTGCCTGCTGGCGCGACGCCTGTCGACTTCGCCTACGCAGTTCACACTGACATCGGCCACGCCTGTGTCGGTGCGCGCGTCGACAGACAGCCTTACCCGCTTTCGCAACCACTGACCAGCGGCCAGACTATCGAGATCATTACGGCACCTGGCGCGCGTCCTAATGCGGCATGGTTAAACTTTGTGGTGAGCTCACGCGCTCGCGCCAAAATCCGCCAAATGCTCAAGAACTTGAAACGTGATGACTCCGTTTCACTCGGTCGCCGGTTGCTCAATCACGCATTGGGTAGTGGTAAAAAGATTTCCGACCTGCCGCCAGAAAACATCAAAAACGAGCTGGATCGCATGAAGCTCACCGCGATGGATGACCTGCTGGCTGAAATCGGCTTGGGTAATGCCATGAGCGTGGTGGTTGCCAAAAATCTCATGGGCGACCAGTCGTCTATGGCGAGCAGCGGCACGCGCAATCTGCCAATCAAAGGCGCAGATGGCGTACTGATCACCTTCGCGAAGTGCTGCCGCCCTATTCCTGGCGACCCGATTATTGCCCACGTCAGCCCGGGTAAAGGTCTCGTTATTCACCACGAATCCTGCCGTAACATTCGCGGATACCAGAAAGAGCCTGAGAAATTCATGGCTGTAGATTGGGATGACCAAGAAACAGACCAAGAGTTTATCGCGGAAATCAAAGTTGATATGTTCAATCATCAGGGCGCGCTGGCGAACCTGACGGCTGCTATCAATGCTGCCCAGTCGAACATTCAGAGTCTGAGTACCGAAGAAAAAGATGGACGGGTTTATAGCGCCTTTATTCGCCTGACGACCCGCGACCGCGTGCATCTGGCAAATATCATGCGCAAAATCCGCATCATGCCGGACGTGATTAAAGTCAGCCGTAATCGAAACTAG
- the rpoZ gene encoding DNA-directed RNA polymerase subunit omega: protein MARVTVQDAVEKIGNRFDLVLVAARRARQLQSGGKDPLVAEENDKYTVIALREIEEGLITNQILDVRDRQEQQEQEAAEIQAVTAIAEGRR, encoded by the coding sequence ATGGCACGCGTAACTGTTCAAGACGCTGTAGAGAAAATTGGTAACCGTTTTGACCTGGTGTTGGTGGCTGCTCGTCGCGCACGCCAGCTGCAATCTGGTGGTAAAGATCCACTGGTTGCTGAAGAAAACGATAAATACACTGTTATTGCCCTACGTGAAATCGAAGAAGGTTTGATTACTAATCAGATCCTCGACGTTCGCGATCGTCAGGAGCAACAAGAGCAGGAAGCCGCAGAGATTCAGGCAGTGACTGCCATCGCTGAAGGCCGTCGTTAA
- a CDS encoding nucleobase:cation symporter-2 family protein, translating to MSTQSAETDAQHAELSRPQHSELIYRLEDRPPLPQTLFAACQHLLAMFVAVITPALLICQALGLPAQDTQHIISMSLFASGLASILQIKTWGPVGSGLLSIQGTSFNFVAPLIMGGMALKNGGADVPTMMAALFGTLMVASCTEIILSRFLHLARRVITPLVSGIVVMIIGLSLIQVGLTSIGGGYTAMSDHTFGAPKNLLLAAVVLVVIILLNRQKNPYLRVASLVIAMAVGYVAAWLMGMLPDSAPATQTNLVTLPTPLYYGLGFDWNLLIPLMLIFMVTSLETIGDITATSDVSEQPVSGPLYMKRIKGGVLANGLNSMLSAVFNTFPNSCFGQNNGVIQLTGVASRYVGFVVALMLIALGLFPAVAGFVQHIPEPVLGGATIVMFGTIAASGVRIVSRERLNRRAIMIMALSLAVGMGVSQQPLILQFAPDWLKTLLSSGIAAGGITAIVLNLIFPHEK from the coding sequence ATGAGTACGCAATCTGCCGAGACAGACGCACAGCACGCCGAACTTTCCCGCCCACAGCACAGTGAACTGATTTATCGCCTTGAAGATCGCCCGCCGCTGCCGCAAACCCTGTTTGCCGCCTGTCAGCACTTATTGGCGATGTTCGTGGCCGTAATCACCCCCGCGCTGCTTATTTGTCAGGCACTCGGCCTGCCGGCGCAGGATACTCAGCACATTATTAGCATGTCGCTGTTTGCGTCCGGCCTCGCATCCATTTTGCAAATTAAAACCTGGGGGCCGGTCGGCTCCGGGCTGCTCTCCATTCAGGGCACCAGCTTTAACTTTGTCGCGCCGTTAATCATGGGCGGTATGGCGTTGAAAAACGGCGGCGCGGATGTCCCAACCATGATGGCGGCGCTGTTCGGCACCCTAATGGTGGCGTCCTGCACCGAAATCATTCTTTCCCGCTTCCTGCATCTGGCCCGCCGGGTGATCACGCCCCTGGTGTCGGGCATTGTAGTAATGATTATCGGCCTGTCGCTGATTCAAGTTGGCCTGACGTCAATTGGCGGCGGCTACACGGCGATGAGCGATCACACCTTTGGCGCGCCGAAGAACTTGCTGCTGGCCGCCGTGGTTCTGGTAGTAATTATCCTGCTCAACCGCCAGAAAAACCCTTACCTGCGCGTCGCCTCGCTGGTGATCGCAATGGCCGTGGGCTACGTCGCCGCGTGGTTGATGGGCATGCTGCCAGACTCGGCTCCGGCGACACAGACCAATCTGGTTACGCTGCCGACCCCGCTGTACTACGGGCTGGGCTTCGACTGGAACTTACTGATTCCTTTGATGCTGATTTTCATGGTGACCTCGCTGGAAACCATCGGCGACATTACCGCCACCTCTGACGTTTCCGAGCAGCCGGTCAGCGGCCCGCTGTATATGAAGCGCATCAAAGGCGGCGTATTAGCCAATGGCCTGAACTCGATGCTTTCAGCCGTGTTCAACACCTTCCCTAACTCCTGCTTCGGCCAGAACAACGGCGTGATTCAGTTAACCGGCGTTGCCAGTCGCTATGTCGGGTTTGTGGTGGCATTGATGCTGATCGCGCTGGGCCTGTTCCCCGCCGTGGCGGGCTTTGTGCAGCATATTCCTGAGCCGGTGCTGGGCGGCGCGACCATCGTGATGTTCGGTACTATCGCGGCATCCGGTGTGCGCATTGTTTCCCGCGAGCGCCTGAATCGCCGGGCGATTATGATCATGGCGCTCTCTTTGGCCGTCGGCATGGGCGTTTCCCAGCAGCCGCTGATTTTGCAATTCGCCCCGGACTGGCTGAAAACCCTGCTCTCCTCGGGTATTGCGGCTGGCGGCATTACCGCCATTGTGCTGAACCTGATTTTCCCGCACGAAAAATAA
- the trmH gene encoding tRNA (guanosine(18)-2'-O)-methyltransferase TrmH, producing the protein MTPERYARICEMLAARQPDLTACMEEVHKPHNIAAVIRTADAVGVHEVHAVWPSSRMRTLVSSAAGSNSWVQVKTHQTIESAVAKMKAKGMQVLATHLSDKAVDFRTIDYTRPTCILLGQEKTGISPEALALADSDIVIPMVGMVQSLNVSVASALILYEAQRQRQNAGMYQREISPLAHKEQQRLLFEGGYPVLSNVAKRKKLPRPLIDETGQIVADDEWWSAMQMTVKRR; encoded by the coding sequence ATGACTCCTGAACGTTATGCGCGCATCTGCGAAATGCTTGCAGCCCGGCAGCCAGACCTGACGGCATGCATGGAAGAAGTGCATAAGCCGCATAATATCGCCGCGGTTATCCGCACGGCAGATGCCGTTGGCGTTCACGAAGTCCACGCGGTTTGGCCCTCAAGTCGCATGCGTACGCTGGTTTCCTCCGCTGCAGGAAGTAACAGCTGGGTGCAGGTGAAAACTCACCAAACCATTGAATCCGCCGTCGCCAAAATGAAAGCGAAAGGGATGCAAGTGCTGGCCACTCACCTTTCCGACAAAGCGGTAGACTTTCGCACCATCGACTACACTCGCCCGACCTGCATTCTGCTCGGTCAGGAAAAAACCGGTATCAGCCCCGAAGCCTTAGCGTTAGCCGATAGCGATATCGTTATCCCCATGGTGGGCATGGTTCAGTCGCTGAATGTCTCCGTCGCCTCTGCACTCATCCTGTATGAAGCACAGCGCCAGCGGCAAAATGCCGGGATGTATCAGCGTGAAATCAGTCCGTTAGCTCACAAAGAGCAGCAGCGCCTGCTTTTTGAGGGGGGCTATCCTGTATTATCTAACGTCGCGAAACGCAAAAAACTTCCTCGCCCGCTGATCGACGAAACCGGGCAAATCGTGGCTGATGACGAATGGTGGTCTGCAATGCAAATGACGGTTAAAAGAAGATGA
- the gmk gene encoding guanylate kinase — protein MVQGTLYIISAPSGAGKSSLIQALLKTQPLYDTQVSISHTTRAVRPGEKHAEHYFFVSKEEFCEMIAKDAFLEHAEVFGNHYGTSREAIEQVLASGVDVFLDIDWQGAQQIRKKMPQARSIFVLPPSKDELDRRLRGRGQDSEEVIAKRMAQAVAEMTHFAEYDYLIVNDDFDLALSDLKTIIRAERLRLSRQKLRHDGLITKLLAD, from the coding sequence ATGGTCCAAGGCACGCTATATATTATCTCCGCACCCAGTGGAGCAGGTAAATCAAGTCTGATTCAGGCTTTGCTGAAAACTCAGCCTCTTTACGATACTCAAGTTTCCATTTCCCATACGACTCGCGCAGTTCGCCCGGGAGAGAAACATGCAGAACACTATTTCTTCGTCTCGAAAGAAGAATTCTGCGAGATGATCGCTAAAGATGCTTTCCTCGAACACGCTGAAGTTTTCGGTAACCACTACGGAACTTCGCGCGAAGCGATTGAGCAAGTTCTGGCATCAGGCGTTGACGTGTTTTTGGACATCGACTGGCAAGGCGCGCAGCAAATTCGTAAAAAGATGCCGCAAGCGCGCAGCATTTTTGTATTGCCGCCGTCGAAAGACGAACTGGATCGCCGCCTGCGTGGCCGCGGACAGGATAGCGAAGAAGTCATTGCTAAACGCATGGCGCAAGCCGTCGCGGAGATGACCCACTTTGCTGAGTACGACTATTTAATTGTGAACGATGATTTTGATCTGGCTTTATCGGATTTAAAAACCATTATTCGCGCCGAACGTCTGCGTCTGAGCCGTCAAAAGCTTCGCCATGACGGATTAATCACCAAACTATTGGCAGACTGA
- the gltS gene encoding sodium/glutamate symporter — MIHLDTYGTLVAATLVLLLGRKCVQSISFLKKYTIPEPVAGGLLVAFLLLLANQLFDWEVSFDMSLKEPLMLAFFATIGLNANLASLRAGGKALALLVFVVLGLLLLQNAIGIGMAKLLGLDPLMGLLAGSITLSGGHGTGAAWSKLFVEKYGFENATEVAMACATFGLVLGGIIGGPVARYLVSHSSTPNGTPDDAADPSAFEKPAVGRMISSMVLLETIALIAICLTAGTHVSKLLQGSAFEIPTFVCVLFVGVILSNLLAWLGFYRVFDRAVSVLGNVSLSLFLAMALMSLKLWEMASLALPMMAILGVQTLSMALYAIFVTYRVMGRNYDAAVLAAGHCGFGLGATPTAIANMQAITNRFGPSHLAFLVVPMVGAFFIDIANAIVIKLFLLLPVFPSVA, encoded by the coding sequence ATGATTCATCTCGATACCTATGGCACGCTGGTTGCCGCGACGTTAGTCCTCCTTTTAGGCCGTAAGTGCGTCCAATCAATCTCTTTCCTTAAAAAGTACACCATTCCCGAACCCGTTGCGGGCGGTTTGCTGGTGGCTTTCTTACTTTTACTTGCTAACCAACTCTTTGATTGGGAAGTGAGTTTTGATATGTCGTTGAAAGAACCGCTGATGTTGGCCTTCTTCGCCACCATCGGCCTGAATGCCAACCTTGCGAGTTTGCGGGCGGGAGGTAAGGCACTGGCCTTGCTGGTATTCGTGGTGCTCGGGTTACTGCTGCTGCAAAACGCCATCGGCATTGGCATGGCGAAACTGCTCGGTCTCGACCCGCTGATGGGCCTGCTGGCTGGCTCTATCACCCTTTCCGGCGGGCACGGAACGGGGGCGGCGTGGAGCAAGCTGTTCGTAGAGAAATACGGCTTTGAGAATGCCACCGAAGTCGCGATGGCCTGCGCCACCTTCGGCTTAGTGCTGGGCGGCATTATTGGCGGCCCGGTAGCGCGCTATCTGGTGAGCCACTCTTCGACACCCAACGGCACGCCGGACGACGCGGCTGACCCTAGCGCATTCGAAAAACCGGCCGTCGGGCGCATGATAAGCTCAATGGTTCTGCTGGAAACCATTGCCCTGATTGCTATCTGCCTGACGGCGGGCACTCACGTTTCCAAGCTGCTGCAAGGCTCGGCCTTCGAAATCCCGACCTTTGTTTGCGTGCTGTTCGTCGGGGTTATCCTCAGTAACCTGCTGGCGTGGTTGGGGTTCTATCGCGTCTTCGACCGCGCGGTTTCCGTACTGGGTAACGTCAGCCTTTCGCTGTTCCTTGCGATGGCTTTGATGAGTTTGAAGTTGTGGGAGATGGCGTCGTTGGCGCTGCCGATGATGGCAATCCTCGGCGTTCAGACTCTGTCGATGGCACTGTACGCGATTTTTGTGACTTACAGGGTGATGGGGCGTAACTACGACGCGGCGGTACTGGCGGCGGGACACTGTGGCTTTGGTCTGGGAGCAACGCCGACCGCGATCGCCAACATGCAGGCGATCACCAACCGTTTTGGCCCGTCGCATTTGGCGTTTCTGGTGGTTCCAATGGTAGGAGCATTCTTTATTGATATCGCGAACGCGATTGTCATCAAGCTGTTCTTACTGCTGCCTGTTTTCCCAAGCGTGGCGTGA